A window of Bradyrhizobium sp. AZCC 1610 contains these coding sequences:
- a CDS encoding DUF354 domain-containing protein, which produces MNIWFDLHNSPHINMFRKLIGELQGEHEVVITARPLANTIDLLELHQLNYEVVGKHYGANIARKILGYPVRVRDLYRFLKDHSIDLAVSQSSFHSPVVARLLGARSIYLNDNEHALGNVPAFLFADVIMLPEFLDPRNIRWQGARAAKVRHFPGIKEGMYLWYFADQFTSRRTDRTARDQRRTVYVRPEPWIAQYYKSEINFLDSLLLGLRDHVALTVLPRGRAQGIHYRDEKFKGIRVIDTALDLAEIAPDCDLFIGAGGTMTREMAVLGIPTVSIYRSELLDVDRYLLRSGCMQHRPDLDAETALRILDNAAERGPNLELLHKGKVAYTQLYSLILELGCRH; this is translated from the coding sequence ATGAACATTTGGTTTGATCTCCATAACTCGCCCCACATTAACATGTTTCGAAAGCTTATTGGGGAGCTTCAAGGGGAACATGAAGTAGTTATAACGGCCCGACCACTTGCGAACACGATTGATCTGTTGGAGCTACATCAGCTCAATTACGAGGTCGTCGGTAAACACTACGGGGCGAACATCGCTAGAAAAATTCTAGGGTATCCCGTCCGAGTGCGCGACTTGTACCGTTTTCTCAAGGACCATTCAATTGACCTCGCGGTCTCGCAAAGCTCCTTCCATTCTCCGGTCGTCGCGCGACTTCTGGGCGCCCGGTCAATTTATCTGAACGACAATGAGCACGCTCTTGGAAACGTGCCAGCATTCCTGTTCGCCGATGTGATCATGCTGCCAGAATTCCTTGACCCCCGGAACATTCGCTGGCAGGGCGCTCGCGCGGCTAAGGTGCGCCACTTTCCGGGAATAAAAGAAGGCATGTATCTATGGTATTTTGCCGATCAATTCACGTCGCGACGCACTGATAGGACGGCGCGAGACCAGCGCAGAACGGTCTACGTGAGGCCGGAGCCCTGGATCGCTCAGTACTACAAGAGTGAAATCAACTTCTTGGATAGTCTTTTGCTTGGGCTTCGCGATCATGTCGCTTTGACCGTCCTTCCAAGAGGGCGTGCGCAGGGTATCCATTACAGAGATGAAAAATTCAAAGGCATACGCGTGATCGATACCGCGCTTGATCTGGCAGAAATAGCTCCAGATTGCGATCTATTTATTGGTGCTGGTGGGACGATGACCCGGGAGATGGCGGTGCTCGGTATCCCAACGGTCTCGATCTATCGATCGGAGCTGCTCGATGTTGATCGTTACTTGCTGCGGAGTGGATGTATGCAGCATCGGCCAGACCTCGACGCGGAAACAGCGCTGAGGATCCTTGACAACGCCGCCGAGCGGGGTCCGAACTTGGAATTGCTCCATAAGGGCAAAGTTGCCTACACCCAGCTGTACTCGCTGATTCTCGAGCTAGGCTGCCGCCACTGA
- a CDS encoding Gfo/Idh/MocA family oxidoreductase, with translation MDRLFIATPSRFHGEMVRHALDRNMHAFCDEPFYLDVEQGGVGETAGLNTHNWVARMRSS, from the coding sequence CTGGACCGCTTGTTCATCGCGACGCCGTCGCGTTTTCATGGTGAAATGGTTCGACATGCACTTGATCGAAACATGCACGCGTTTTGTGATGAACCGTTCTATCTTGACGTCGAACAGGGTGGAGTTGGCGAAACTGCGGGGCTCAATACTCATAATTGGGTAGCCAGAATGCGCTCCAGTTGA
- a CDS encoding polysaccharide deacetylase family protein, giving the protein MKQLFKDALSYAIGSAGLFPVFRRVFAGRAVIVMFHEIQRDCRSELKTGTSVELFEHSLSWLKREGWAIVSLEECLERLARKDWSRRYAVLTFDDGYRDNVSVALPILERNNAPFMMYVPTTALTRTMQSWWLGLRELFRSREAITIDAMGVRFRCPNLRCKEVALREVDQWVHQDYRRAAALTTTFENAGISMSALNDRYFLDARALQSLARHPLASIGGHTTSHQALVNLDAASARTELADNRNYLENLVQLPVRHLAYPYGACGLREEHLANEVGYVSAVTTRHGQLSGDRIDRFALPRIGVSSAFDSEVSFAARMNGVQLAAQTLLSRRSHREGLEGSLRLTRPTVG; this is encoded by the coding sequence TTGAAGCAGCTGTTTAAAGATGCCCTGTCTTATGCGATCGGAAGCGCTGGACTCTTTCCAGTTTTTCGCAGGGTCTTCGCTGGTAGGGCGGTGATCGTGATGTTCCACGAAATTCAGCGGGACTGTCGGTCGGAATTGAAGACCGGCACTTCGGTTGAACTTTTTGAACATTCGCTGAGTTGGCTGAAGCGGGAAGGGTGGGCAATTGTCAGCCTCGAGGAGTGCCTTGAGCGGTTGGCTAGGAAGGACTGGTCGCGCCGCTACGCGGTGCTCACTTTCGACGACGGGTACCGGGACAATGTCTCGGTGGCGCTTCCAATCCTCGAGCGCAACAACGCTCCATTCATGATGTACGTGCCGACCACCGCGTTGACGCGAACCATGCAGTCCTGGTGGCTAGGATTACGCGAACTATTTCGCTCAAGAGAAGCGATAACGATCGACGCAATGGGCGTTCGATTTCGTTGTCCCAACTTGCGGTGCAAGGAAGTCGCCCTGAGAGAAGTGGACCAGTGGGTCCACCAGGATTATAGGCGCGCCGCAGCGCTTACGACGACATTCGAGAACGCTGGTATTTCCATGTCGGCGCTGAACGACCGATACTTCCTGGATGCGCGCGCGCTCCAAAGTCTGGCGCGTCACCCTCTCGCATCAATTGGCGGGCACACAACCTCACATCAAGCGCTCGTAAACTTAGACGCGGCCTCAGCGCGGACCGAGTTGGCGGACAATCGTAACTATCTTGAGAATTTAGTTCAATTGCCCGTTCGGCACCTCGCTTATCCGTACGGCGCATGCGGTCTGCGAGAAGAGCATCTCGCCAATGAGGTGGGATATGTGAGCGCCGTAACAACACGGCACGGCCAGCTAAGCGGCGATCGTATCGACCGATTCGCGCTTCCCCGCATTGGGGTGAGCAGTGCGTTTGATTCAGAAGTTTCCTTCGCTGCTCGAATGAATGGGGTGCAGTTGGCGGCGCAAACGCTACTTTCGCGACGATCACATCGGGAGGGGTTGGAAGGTTCTTTGCGCCTGACTCGGCCGACAGTGGGCTGA
- a CDS encoding IS5 family transposase produces MRPRERRETGEQDLFRSRLDQIIDMKHPLVTLGRTVDWGFLEGRLGEVYTDGPGQPPLPTRLMAGLAILKHSYDLSDEVLCERWVENPYYQYFCGEEFFQHRLVFDRSSLTRWRSRMGEERLAALIQESLSVATRTKAIKPSELSRVIVDTTVQPKNVTFPTDAKLLNRAREKLVRLAKLRGVDLRQSYARVGKLALIQHQRYAHAKQFKRANRVLKKLRTYLGRVIRDIARKIEGDGGLETAFTKLLALARRVREQKQHQRGPKIYSLHAPEVECIGKGKAHRPYEFGVKVSVATTLKHCKGGQFVAHVKALPGNPYDGHTLASVIPDMEALVGSTIARILADKGYRGHNAPPDYRFRVFISGQKRGVTPKIKRELRRRSAVEPVIGHLKAEHRMGRNYLWFRRGDAANAVLAAVGYNFRRLIRWLTLLLRQILTALFPEPSINQT; encoded by the coding sequence ATGCGGCCACGGGAACGGCGAGAAACGGGTGAGCAGGATCTGTTCCGGTCCCGGCTCGATCAGATCATCGACATGAAGCATCCGCTGGTGACGCTGGGGCGCACGGTGGATTGGGGGTTCCTGGAAGGGCGCCTCGGCGAGGTCTACACGGACGGCCCCGGCCAGCCGCCGCTGCCGACGCGATTGATGGCGGGGCTGGCGATCCTCAAGCACAGCTATGACCTCTCCGATGAGGTGCTGTGCGAGCGTTGGGTCGAGAACCCCTATTACCAATACTTCTGCGGCGAGGAATTCTTCCAGCACCGGCTGGTGTTCGACCGCTCGTCGCTGACGCGCTGGCGAAGCCGCATGGGCGAGGAGCGGCTGGCTGCGCTGATCCAGGAAAGCCTGTCGGTTGCCACCAGGACCAAGGCGATCAAGCCATCCGAACTGTCACGGGTGATCGTCGATACCACGGTTCAGCCCAAGAACGTGACGTTCCCCACCGATGCGAAGCTTCTGAACCGGGCGCGCGAGAAATTGGTGCGGCTGGCGAAGCTGCGCGGGGTGGATTTGCGCCAATCCTATGCGCGGGTGGGCAAGCTCGCGCTGATCCAGCATCAGCGCTATGCCCACGCCAAGCAGTTCAAGCGCGCCAACCGGGTGCTCAAGAAACTGCGCACCTATCTCGGCCGCGTCATCCGTGACATCGCCCGCAAGATCGAGGGCGACGGCGGGCTCGAAACGGCGTTTACAAAGCTGCTGGCGCTGGCTCGGCGGGTGCGCGAGCAGAAACAGCATCAGCGCGGGCCGAAGATCTATTCCCTGCACGCGCCGGAAGTCGAATGCATCGGCAAAGGCAAGGCGCATCGGCCTTACGAGTTCGGCGTCAAGGTGAGCGTCGCCACCACCCTCAAGCACTGCAAGGGCGGCCAGTTCGTCGCCCATGTGAAAGCGCTGCCCGGCAACCCTTACGACGGTCACACCCTGGCAAGCGTGATCCCGGACATGGAGGCGCTCGTCGGCAGCACCATCGCGCGCATCCTCGCGGACAAGGGATACCGCGGCCACAATGCGCCGCCCGACTACAGGTTCAGAGTCTTCATCTCTGGCCAGAAGCGTGGGGTGACGCCCAAGATCAAGCGCGAATTGCGCCGCAGGTCCGCCGTCGAGCCCGTCATCGGCCATCTCAAGGCCGAGCACCGCATGGGTCGCAACTATCTCTGGTTCCGCCGCGGCGACGCTGCCAACGCCGTCCTCGCCGCCGTCGGCTACAACTTCCGCCGTCTGATCCGCTGGCTCACACTCTTGTTGCGCCAAATCCTGACGGCACTCTTCCCGGAGCCGTCGATCAATCAAACCTGA
- a CDS encoding glycosyltransferase family 4 protein, producing MSTTQNTLRLIVATPYGPHGRGGIDRVTDLIIDTIDQRGDLGVKAERLITRGQKNIYWAVVLFAQALVQFVVAARRGEVDLIHIHLAFRGSAYRKLIIAAIARFLGIPYVVHLHAGQFDDFWARAGTYLRQSLNRLFVDSAAIIVLGDYGARVILDRLPSLRDKITILPNASMSPSQPNRGRSESERICITFLGFLVPEKGVPQLVEALGKLACRTDWIATIAGSGEIQQTREQAQQLGIADRVKFPGWLDPSETAALLQRTDILALPSFVESLPMAVIEAFAYGVAVVATPVGAVPEVIAHERNGLLVPVGHVEALANALNRLLDDGALRRRLGDAARRDHAERYEINNYVKRLVSIWRKAARCRKRETLA from the coding sequence ATGAGTACGACCCAGAATACCCTTCGCTTGATCGTAGCTACACCCTACGGCCCGCACGGGCGAGGAGGAATTGATCGCGTTACGGATCTCATTATCGATACAATCGACCAACGCGGAGACCTTGGCGTCAAGGCCGAGCGCCTGATAACCAGGGGACAGAAGAACATCTATTGGGCAGTGGTGCTCTTTGCCCAGGCGCTAGTCCAATTCGTTGTTGCTGCAAGGCGTGGCGAGGTTGACCTAATCCACATTCACCTCGCATTTCGCGGAAGCGCGTACCGCAAGCTGATTATCGCGGCTATAGCGCGCTTTCTTGGTATTCCCTATGTCGTTCATCTTCACGCCGGCCAGTTTGATGATTTCTGGGCAAGAGCCGGGACATATCTGCGCCAAAGCCTCAACCGATTGTTCGTGGATAGTGCAGCGATTATTGTGCTAGGCGACTATGGTGCGCGCGTCATTCTCGATCGGCTTCCCAGCCTTCGAGATAAGATCACGATCCTTCCGAACGCTAGCATGTCCCCGAGTCAACCAAATCGGGGCCGGTCGGAATCCGAACGAATTTGTATTACCTTCCTCGGTTTCCTTGTTCCAGAAAAGGGTGTCCCACAACTCGTCGAAGCACTCGGAAAACTAGCGTGCCGCACCGACTGGATTGCGACCATAGCTGGAAGCGGAGAAATACAGCAAACCCGAGAGCAGGCGCAACAGCTCGGGATCGCCGACCGCGTGAAGTTTCCGGGCTGGCTTGATCCTTCAGAAACCGCCGCGCTACTGCAGCGGACCGACATTCTTGCGCTGCCATCCTTTGTCGAAAGTCTCCCAATGGCAGTCATCGAGGCCTTCGCTTACGGTGTAGCTGTGGTCGCAACTCCTGTTGGTGCCGTTCCCGAAGTCATTGCTCACGAGCGCAACGGGCTCCTCGTGCCTGTTGGGCACGTCGAAGCGCTTGCCAATGCGCTTAATCGATTGCTCGATGATGGAGCGTTGAGGCGTCGCCTGGGCGACGCCGCCCGCCGCGACCATGCGGAACGATATGAAATCAACAACTACGTAAAGCGCCTGGTCTCGATCTGGCGAAAGGCGGCACGCTGTCGAAAGCGGGAGACACTCGCGTAG
- the asnB gene encoding asparagine synthase (glutamine-hydrolyzing): MRAILPGILFFSLLALFSLIDSLIATVTRTRIRGRSSNFVRIRHLAMCGIFGWVLGAAKDEDRETLISLTDLMFHRGPDGSGYWLHKTLDEQFQIGFGHRRLSIIDIGGGAQPMSSEDGRFTLIFNGEIYNYIELRQELVALGHRFRTNSDTEVLIEAYRAWQLNAVPRFRGMFGFALWDEEDQRLILARDAFGKKPLFLAELQGVLLFGSEIEPLVQFPGFNRAFDREALGHYLLNRYVPGPSTFFRAVKKLQPGHYAVWQSGALRTTRYFSPPFATTAPDVKSFDDAIRLFQGTFDEAVRIRMRSDAPFGAYLSGGIDSSAVVATMVKHSAAPVRTFSVGFRESVYSELDHARVISDQFGTIHNELFVEPSSFMKHWPTAVLRRGAPVSETSDIPIFLLSEMASSSVKMVLTGEGSDELMGGYPKHRAEQWIGLYQWLMPRLLHERLIYPLVRSLPYGMRRAKVLALAAGERDLVNRMRAWFGGTSVAEAEAILGRPLSATPPDVYPYSSGIKSSLRRTLFFDQTSWLPDDLLERGDRMMMAGSIEGRMPFMDTMLAGVVARFPDEFLTGGKGGKTVLRAAMDKILPAEIVRRKKVGFRVPIGEWFRGPYRDFIQDMLVSETSNLAQIINAPKLRRLVTEHLDGQQNHEKMLWSLLNLELFLRTFKIAT, from the coding sequence ATGCGAGCGATCTTACCTGGGATACTGTTTTTCAGCCTTCTGGCGTTGTTCAGTTTGATTGATAGCTTAATCGCGACGGTCACCAGAACGAGGATTCGCGGACGATCGTCTAACTTTGTCCGGATAAGGCATTTAGCGATGTGTGGGATATTTGGATGGGTTCTTGGGGCCGCGAAGGACGAGGATCGCGAGACTCTTATCAGCCTTACGGATTTGATGTTTCATCGGGGGCCGGACGGCTCCGGCTACTGGCTTCACAAGACGCTTGATGAGCAGTTTCAAATCGGCTTCGGACACCGCCGGCTTTCGATCATTGACATCGGTGGCGGCGCCCAACCAATGTCGAGTGAGGATGGCCGATTCACGCTAATCTTCAACGGCGAGATCTACAATTACATTGAACTGCGACAGGAGCTCGTTGCCCTTGGCCACCGGTTTCGCACGAACTCGGATACCGAGGTGCTCATTGAAGCATATCGCGCCTGGCAACTCAACGCAGTACCTAGATTTCGCGGCATGTTCGGCTTTGCGCTGTGGGATGAAGAAGATCAGCGGCTGATACTTGCCCGGGATGCCTTTGGCAAAAAGCCACTGTTTCTTGCCGAGCTGCAGGGTGTTCTTCTCTTCGGCTCAGAGATTGAGCCGCTCGTTCAGTTTCCGGGCTTTAACCGAGCTTTCGATCGCGAAGCACTCGGTCATTATCTTCTTAATCGCTATGTTCCGGGGCCTTCCACGTTCTTCCGCGCGGTGAAGAAGCTGCAGCCTGGTCACTATGCTGTATGGCAAAGTGGAGCGCTGAGAACGACACGCTATTTTTCGCCGCCGTTTGCGACGACAGCGCCGGACGTTAAGTCCTTCGATGATGCAATTCGCTTGTTCCAAGGGACATTCGACGAGGCCGTTCGAATCCGCATGCGCAGCGACGCGCCATTCGGCGCCTATCTTTCGGGTGGCATTGACTCGTCGGCGGTCGTGGCAACCATGGTCAAGCACAGCGCGGCTCCTGTACGAACCTTCTCAGTAGGCTTTCGGGAATCGGTATACTCGGAGCTCGATCATGCGCGTGTGATTTCTGATCAGTTTGGCACAATTCACAATGAGCTGTTCGTCGAGCCTAGCAGCTTCATGAAGCATTGGCCAACCGCCGTCTTGCGGCGTGGTGCCCCAGTCAGCGAAACATCTGACATCCCGATCTTTCTGCTTTCTGAGATGGCCTCTAGCAGCGTGAAGATGGTACTCACCGGAGAAGGGTCCGACGAGCTGATGGGGGGATATCCGAAGCATCGGGCTGAGCAATGGATAGGTTTGTACCAATGGCTGATGCCACGCCTCTTGCACGAGCGGCTGATCTATCCGCTGGTGCGGTCCTTGCCTTACGGGATGAGGCGCGCAAAGGTTCTTGCGTTGGCCGCGGGCGAGCGCGACCTTGTGAACCGCATGCGCGCGTGGTTCGGCGGCACTTCGGTTGCTGAAGCTGAGGCGATACTAGGCCGGCCCTTGTCGGCAACGCCGCCGGACGTCTATCCATACTCGTCTGGGATCAAATCTAGTCTGCGGCGTACATTATTCTTCGACCAAACATCCTGGCTACCAGATGATCTATTGGAACGAGGCGATCGGATGATGATGGCGGGGTCGATCGAGGGCCGGATGCCCTTTATGGATACGATGCTGGCCGGCGTCGTCGCGCGCTTCCCGGACGAATTTCTGACGGGAGGCAAGGGCGGTAAGACTGTGCTGCGCGCGGCAATGGACAAGATCCTTCCAGCGGAAATCGTGCGGCGGAAGAAAGTCGGATTCCGAGTGCCAATCGGAGAATGGTTTAGAGGCCCTTATCGTGATTTCATCCAGGACATGCTGGTGAGCGAAACTTCTAACCTAGCACAAATAATAAACGCCCCTAAGCTTCGGCGGCTTGTTACAGAGCACCTTGACGGTCAACAGAACCACGAAAAAATGCTTTGGTCATTGCTGAATCTCGAACTCTTCTTGCGCACATTTAAGATTGCAACATGA
- the wecB gene encoding non-hydrolyzing UDP-N-acetylglucosamine 2-epimerase — translation MKIAILVGTRPEIIKMAPVIRECQTRKLNHFIIHSKQHYSEKLDAIFFSELDLPAPKYNLNVGSGGHANQTGRILIELEPILVSENPDVLLVQGDTNTVVAGALAAHKLHIKVGHIEAGLRSFDQTMPEESNRIIADHISDYLFAVTELQVDHLTKEGLPESKIFKVGNTIVDALLSHRIKAEKSSQILSELRLQKKKYYLLTSHRAANVDDPDALKELIQLITKIPGNVCWPIHYRTQKVLKESKIDLPANLTWTEPVGYSDFVNLLSNCTAVITDSGGVQEEACILGVPCVTIRDSTERPETVDLGANVLVHRNADAMVAALKRPIKPWTNPFGDGRTAERILDVIMGKHVKPVLQTHDTVCVVGLGYMGLPTSLLFANAGLKVTGVDLSEKKVTEINSGRCSFEEKGIAELLTDALKTGNFKAHTKPGPADVFVVAVPTPHKNKKCDLSFVLSAVNSLLSVMKDGNLLIIESTIKPKTCEDIVLPILQSKHLKVEVAHCPERAIPGNTLHEIVHNDRIIGATSPEAAQRAARLYSSFTKGAIHRTTLVTAECVKLMENTFRDVNIALANEFSLIADKFRFDISAAIKLANKHPRVNILQPGIGVGGHCIAIDPWFLTEDVGDGPNLIRTARELNDGMPKRTAERIQNKIAPSTKKIGILGVSYKPDVDDARETPALEVARLLSRRYEIRCHDPFVKNWDLELFPIEEVDGWADVLVILSNHKFYTPRKFVSPLLSFEKLINADAEVTQSRTVAIRARRTRIGAQSRRTNDGRSRSQPGVRQVS, via the coding sequence ATGAAAATCGCCATTCTCGTTGGGACTCGCCCGGAAATCATCAAGATGGCGCCGGTCATTCGCGAATGCCAGACGCGAAAGCTCAACCACTTCATCATCCATTCGAAGCAACATTACTCCGAGAAACTCGATGCCATCTTTTTCTCGGAACTCGATCTTCCCGCCCCGAAATACAATTTGAATGTCGGCTCCGGCGGTCACGCTAACCAAACTGGCCGCATATTGATCGAGCTTGAGCCGATCTTAGTGTCGGAGAACCCTGACGTATTGCTCGTTCAGGGAGATACAAACACAGTGGTGGCCGGCGCACTCGCGGCGCACAAGCTCCATATCAAGGTCGGACACATCGAGGCGGGGTTGCGCTCATTTGACCAAACGATGCCCGAAGAAAGCAACCGAATCATCGCCGATCATATTTCGGACTATTTGTTTGCGGTCACCGAGCTGCAGGTCGATCACCTCACAAAAGAAGGTCTGCCAGAGTCAAAGATCTTCAAGGTCGGTAACACGATCGTCGACGCTTTACTTTCCCACCGAATTAAAGCGGAGAAAAGCAGCCAGATTCTATCTGAACTGAGATTGCAGAAAAAGAAATACTACCTTCTCACGTCCCACCGGGCCGCGAACGTCGATGATCCGGACGCGCTGAAGGAACTCATTCAACTAATCACGAAGATCCCTGGCAACGTATGCTGGCCGATCCACTATCGCACACAGAAGGTTCTTAAGGAAAGCAAGATAGATTTGCCTGCAAATCTGACTTGGACAGAGCCCGTCGGCTATTCAGATTTCGTGAACTTGCTTTCGAATTGCACGGCCGTCATTACGGACTCTGGCGGTGTGCAGGAAGAAGCTTGTATCCTCGGCGTACCTTGCGTAACGATACGCGATAGCACCGAACGGCCCGAAACCGTCGATCTCGGGGCGAATGTGTTGGTCCACCGGAACGCGGACGCGATGGTCGCGGCTCTCAAGCGCCCTATCAAACCTTGGACCAATCCCTTTGGTGATGGCCGCACCGCCGAGAGAATTCTCGACGTCATTATGGGCAAACATGTGAAGCCGGTTCTGCAAACGCACGATACCGTTTGCGTTGTAGGCCTTGGTTACATGGGGCTTCCGACGTCCCTGTTATTTGCTAACGCGGGCCTAAAGGTCACAGGCGTTGATCTCAGCGAGAAGAAAGTGACTGAGATCAACAGCGGCCGCTGCTCGTTTGAAGAGAAAGGTATTGCGGAATTGTTAACGGACGCTTTGAAGACTGGGAACTTCAAAGCTCATACGAAGCCTGGGCCGGCGGACGTTTTCGTTGTGGCCGTACCGACTCCACACAAAAACAAGAAGTGCGATTTGTCCTTCGTCCTTTCCGCTGTGAACAGCCTGCTTTCTGTCATGAAAGATGGAAATCTCCTCATCATCGAATCGACAATCAAACCGAAAACTTGTGAAGACATCGTACTTCCCATTCTGCAATCGAAACATTTGAAAGTCGAAGTCGCGCATTGCCCGGAGCGCGCAATTCCCGGCAACACGTTACATGAGATCGTGCACAACGACCGCATCATTGGCGCCACATCGCCGGAAGCAGCACAAAGAGCAGCGCGTCTCTATTCGAGCTTCACGAAGGGCGCGATTCACCGGACGACTCTCGTGACCGCTGAGTGCGTAAAGCTCATGGAAAACACGTTCCGCGACGTCAACATTGCGCTCGCGAACGAATTCTCGCTGATTGCCGATAAATTCAGGTTCGACATCTCGGCTGCGATCAAGCTTGCGAACAAGCATCCGCGCGTCAACATTCTGCAGCCGGGAATCGGAGTCGGAGGTCATTGCATCGCCATCGATCCGTGGTTTTTGACCGAAGACGTCGGCGACGGCCCGAATCTCATTAGAACGGCGCGCGAACTGAACGACGGGATGCCGAAGCGCACCGCCGAGCGAATTCAAAACAAGATCGCCCCGTCCACCAAGAAGATTGGAATTTTGGGAGTGAGTTATAAGCCGGACGTCGACGATGCTCGCGAAACTCCGGCTTTGGAGGTCGCAAGGCTTCTCTCGAGAAGATACGAAATCCGCTGCCACGATCCCTTCGTGAAGAATTGGGACCTCGAGCTCTTTCCCATCGAAGAAGTCGATGGCTGGGCGGACGTGTTGGTTATTCTCTCGAATCATAAGTTCTACACGCCCAGGAAGTTCGTATCCCCGCTGCTTTCGTTTGAAAAGTTGATCAACGCCGACGCCGAGGTGACCCAAAGCCGGACGGTGGCTATTCGGGCTAGGAGAACCCGTATCGGAGCTCAATCGCGGCGCACAAATGATGGACGATCTCGCTCGCAGCCAGGCGTTCGACAAGTTTCATAG
- a CDS encoding lipopolysaccharide biosynthesis protein — MEASRTTRDAPYYSFLKGAPLNASSIAYAKFISFVAGIVIARMIGATQYGMFNVARSVLESCSVVSPLGLDLALQRHLGSAPERLSVRLRQLTFFRLLTFGLAMIPPALAAAGLGSYVEQSIYRYPDFANVLLVTLIALPFATDIAVLGGVYRGVLNPAPFMLANYVVQPTIRLIIMGLLLVLGFRLWAIVVATCASYIISWAVLALVARKDLAGSGPPQRRDWADVGSVFLYSPSLCASVVFVVWIRSADSLFLGYFGSARDVGQYAAILMIAQLIGLIGEALGQTLGPRVALCYRNNNLAAMEDILAENIRRMTLVSAPIFAAILFWGDRIDLVLGPSFAVDASVVALVAARIFLQTIFGYSGFALSMTGWHVRETILLGCGFLLSVIACGVLVPIFGQFGAALASFASMATISLVRFAVVISMFRIRIVGMPVATATAVAVTTAGIVWLLLKPIDDRTLLFTVFEAAVFLALFAGAAWLFLFTDRDREIISTLFSPLRRSIGRGA, encoded by the coding sequence ATGGAAGCAAGCCGGACCACAAGGGATGCTCCCTATTATTCCTTCCTGAAAGGAGCGCCGCTCAACGCTTCGTCAATCGCCTACGCGAAATTCATAAGTTTCGTCGCAGGCATCGTGATCGCGCGAATGATCGGGGCAACTCAGTATGGTATGTTCAACGTTGCGCGTAGTGTTCTGGAAAGCTGTAGCGTTGTTAGTCCGCTCGGACTGGATCTGGCGCTGCAACGCCATTTGGGATCCGCACCGGAACGGCTTTCTGTTCGACTGAGACAGCTGACGTTCTTCCGGCTCCTCACATTCGGCCTTGCAATGATTCCCCCGGCGCTGGCGGCAGCCGGACTGGGCAGCTATGTCGAGCAGTCGATCTACCGCTATCCAGATTTCGCGAATGTCCTTCTCGTGACGCTCATAGCGCTCCCTTTTGCAACGGATATCGCGGTGTTGGGCGGGGTCTATCGGGGAGTGTTGAATCCCGCACCTTTCATGCTGGCGAACTACGTGGTGCAGCCCACCATCCGCCTTATAATCATGGGCTTGCTGCTTGTGCTTGGATTTCGGTTGTGGGCGATCGTCGTCGCGACATGCGCCTCTTACATTATTTCCTGGGCGGTGCTGGCCTTGGTGGCGCGCAAGGACCTGGCTGGTAGCGGCCCCCCTCAGCGAAGGGATTGGGCCGACGTCGGATCGGTTTTTCTATATTCCCCGAGCTTGTGCGCTTCGGTGGTCTTCGTGGTCTGGATCCGGAGCGCCGACTCGCTCTTTCTTGGCTATTTTGGGAGCGCGAGGGACGTCGGCCAATATGCGGCCATCCTGATGATTGCGCAGCTGATCGGTCTCATTGGGGAGGCTCTGGGGCAAACCCTAGGTCCTCGCGTCGCGCTGTGCTATCGGAACAACAATCTTGCCGCAATGGAAGATATTCTGGCCGAGAACATTCGTCGAATGACACTGGTTTCGGCGCCCATATTTGCCGCCATTCTTTTTTGGGGCGATCGCATAGATCTGGTGCTCGGGCCTTCCTTCGCGGTCGATGCGAGCGTAGTTGCGCTCGTCGCCGCAAGAATATTCCTGCAGACCATATTCGGCTACAGCGGATTTGCACTTTCCATGACTGGATGGCACGTCCGGGAGACCATTCTTCTGGGCTGCGGATTCTTGCTATCGGTGATTGCTTGCGGGGTGCTGGTGCCGATCTTTGGACAATTTGGCGCTGCACTGGCGAGCTTCGCTTCAATGGCAACGATAAGTCTCGTCCGCTTCGCCGTCGTGATCAGCATGTTTCGTATTCGGATTGTCGGAATGCCTGTCGCGACTGCGACTGCGGTAGCAGTTACAACCGCAGGCATAGTGTGGCTTTTATTGAAGCCGATTGATGACCGGACCTTGTTGTTCACGGTATTTGAAGCGGCCGTGTTTCTCGCGCTTTTTGCTGGCGCGGCATGGCTTTTTCTCTTTACCGATCGAGACCGTGAGATTATTTCGACTCTCTTCAGTCCACTTCGTCGATCGATCGGGAGAGGAGCATGA